From the Kallotenue papyrolyticum genome, the window GCGGCCCGGCGCCGCTGCCTGCCCCGCCAGCGGCGGCAGCTCCACCACCGCTTGCCGCCGCGGAACCACCCGCCGTGCGTCGCTTCTGGCGTGGTTTCGAGTCGGCGCCGGCGCCCGCCGCTACGCGCAGCGGCGCTACGCCCGCAGCAACGCCCGCGCTGCTGCTGCGCTATCCGCAGCTTGACTGCCAGGAACAGGTGCTGATCGGTCAGCGCATGAGTCTGTATATTCAACTGCTGACCAGCGCGCCCCCGGGGACATCGGCGCTGGCGATCGCCGACACGGACACGCCGGAGCGCCTGCCGGAGCTCGAAGCGGTGGTACGCGCGCGTGGATTTGAGATCGAGGGCAGCGATACGCGCACATTGACGGTGCGGCGCGATGGCGATACCGAAGAACGGGTCGTGCTGATTCCGCGGCGTTCGGGTGAGCAGGAGATCCGCGTGGCCTTTTATCAGCAAGGGCGCTACCTGGGCGAAGTCCGGCGCGTGGTGCTGGTCGTCGAACAGCCCGGTGTGATGGGCATGGTTGTGGCGCAGCCCGCGTCGCCGCCGGCCATTGCGCTGCGCAGTGGCCTGACGCCGCCGGATGTGGATGTGCGCATCATGCTCGATCGTCACGATCAGCGTACGCTCTATTTCGAAGCACACGCGATCAGCGAAACGGTGGGCTATAATCACGCGCCGATGGGACAGATCACGCTCCAGAAAACGCCCTTCGAGCTGTTTCAATCGATCTATGGCGAACTGACCTCTTTTGCGCGCGTGACGCCGTCCACCCCCGATGAGGCTACGGCGCAGCAGCGTCGCCTGGAACGGTTGGGCAATCAGCTCTGGAGCGATCTGTTTCCGCCCGAACTGCAGCAGGCCTACTGGCGCATCCGCGATCGGGTACGTACGGTGCAAATCACCTCAGACGAGCCGTGGATCCCCTGGGAGCTGGCCAAGCCCTTCCGTTTCGATGAGCAGGGGCGACGCATCGACGAGCCCTTTCTCTGCGAGCAGTTCGATATTGCCCGTTGGCTGGCCGGTCCGGGTCCTGCCGATCAGGTGCTGGTGAGTCGTCTGCGGGCGATTGCACCGACCGTGACCAATCTCCCGTCGCTGCAGGCAGAACTCCAGTTTCTCGAGCGGATCGGCCAGCTCCGCAGCGGTTTGGTCGCCGATCCGCCGTACAGCGATGTGCTGCGCGTCGTCGATCTGCTGGAAAACGGCAACGCGCAGATCGTGCACATTGCAGCGCATGGCAACTTCGATGCCAGCATGCCCGATAACAGCGGCATCCTGCTGGATGGCGGCGCATTGCGTCCGTCCGACATCGTGGCGCTGTTCGGTGGCGCGCGACCCCGTCCGCTGATCTTCATCAATGACTGCTATGGCGCGCAGGCAGCCTTCGGCCTGACGGGCCTGGGCGGCTGGGCCGAGCGGCTGGTGCGCCGCGCGGGAGTGGCCGCCTTCATCGGCGCCGCCTGGGAGGTCAACGATCGGCTGGCGCTGCTCTTCGCGCAGGCCTTCTACGAGGCGTTGCTGCGTGACGGCAGGCCGCTGGCCGAAGCCTTTCGGCAGGCGCGTCTGCGGCTTCGCGACGCCGCGCCCGCCAATTCAACCTGGCTGGCCTATGTGCTGTATGCCGATCCCAATGCCTGTGTGGAGGTTGTGCCTGCGGTTTAGACCGACGTGCGACGGGTGGATTGCCCCGTTACCCGCCCCGCCCGTAGAGACGAGGGGCGCAACCGCGTGTATAACCGGTGGAAACTGCGCATCACCCCGCGTGTGGGGACAATGGCGTAGGGGCGGATAATTATCCGCCCCTACGCCCACGCGTGTGGGGACGATTTCAGATTCACCATCCCGCACGGTCAATGCCTCGGTTCACCCCCACGCGTGTGGGGACGATTGGATAGAACTGTTAGTTTGACACTTTGACCACGGTTCACCCCCACGCGTGTGGGGACGATGTACTGAAACTCGGCTTCTGCCCGCCGCTGTGCGGTTCACCCCCACGCGTGTGGGGACGATGCGGAGCAGAACTACGCGAAAGTGGCCTCGATCGGTTCACCCCCACGCGTGTGGGGACGATGTCTCGACCGGCACCAACAACGCAAATGGCTTCGGTTCACCCCCACGCGTGTGGGGACGATCGAGGAGTGGATGGCGCACTATCCAGATACGATGGTTCACCCCCACGCGTGTGGGGACGATTTCTCGCGGAACCGCTGGAGCATTTCCTGTGGTGGTTCACCCCCACGCGTGTGGGGACGATGCTAAAGCCTCAGATTAAGCCCGCCTTATCCCCGGTTCACCCCCACGCGTGTGGGGACGATCCATGCCGATCGAACCGGCGGGCTGACGGAGAAGGTTCACCCCCACGCGTGTGGGGACGATCGATCAATGATCATCGCGTTCCTCCCCAATCACGGTTCACCCCCACGCGTGTGGGGACGATCATTTCGCGCCGTTCGCGTCGACGTACCCGCCCGGTTCACCCCCACGCGTGTGGGGACGATGACCCCTCTGGGCCGGGCCGCAAGGTGTACGTCGGTTCACCCCCACGCGTGTGGGGACGATATCCGTCCAGCAGTCGAGGAAGCAGCGCGAGACGGTTCACCCCCACGCGTGTGGGGACGATGCCAATGCAACATACG encodes:
- a CDS encoding CHAT domain-containing protein, whose product is MTKRIPPSWALTVIEAIIGSLCDAYDSLPAELRSRLDHRYARFRAAYADAASATARGQAAARLLSDLAQEPVLRAMVDAWIAHARARAARNDLLSDDPSLLDRLPPRLQSPPTATAALPELSDGRGPAPLPAPPAAAAPPPLAAAEPPAVRRFWRGFESAPAPAATRSGATPAATPALLLRYPQLDCQEQVLIGQRMSLYIQLLTSAPPGTSALAIADTDTPERLPELEAVVRARGFEIEGSDTRTLTVRRDGDTEERVVLIPRRSGEQEIRVAFYQQGRYLGEVRRVVLVVEQPGVMGMVVAQPASPPAIALRSGLTPPDVDVRIMLDRHDQRTLYFEAHAISETVGYNHAPMGQITLQKTPFELFQSIYGELTSFARVTPSTPDEATAQQRRLERLGNQLWSDLFPPELQQAYWRIRDRVRTVQITSDEPWIPWELAKPFRFDEQGRRIDEPFLCEQFDIARWLAGPGPADQVLVSRLRAIAPTVTNLPSLQAELQFLERIGQLRSGLVADPPYSDVLRVVDLLENGNAQIVHIAAHGNFDASMPDNSGILLDGGALRPSDIVALFGGARPRPLIFINDCYGAQAAFGLTGLGGWAERLVRRAGVAAFIGAAWEVNDRLALLFAQAFYEALLRDGRPLAEAFRQARLRLRDAAPANSTWLAYVLYADPNACVEVVPAV